A stretch of Oryza brachyantha chromosome 4, ObraRS2, whole genome shotgun sequence DNA encodes these proteins:
- the LOC107304069 gene encoding 4-coumarate--CoA ligase-like 9, whose product MIQPNLTYTPLFSATHKNCALLATTATTTMPSPSFRHPSATPLLLAPLSTNGRAPAMVPGTTREACTSQHCDMGDAAIAVVEEGEEEHIFRSRFPPVAVPDGVTVPEFVLDGAEAYADKVALVEAAPGGRSYTYGQVVRDTARFARALRSVGIRKGHVVVVALPNLAVYPVVSLGIMSARAVFSGVNPRALAAEIKKQVEDSEAKLVVANEVAFDKVKDAGVPVIGIGDKERMPGAISWDELLAAADRTGAAVVPVDAAQQSDLCALPYSSGTTGVSKGVMLSHRNLVSNLCSSMFAVGPETAGQVVALGLMPFFHIYGITGICCATLRHKGTVVVMDRFDLRTFLRALVDHRVMFAPLVPPVMLAMVKSPVADEFDLSGLALKSVMTAAAPLAPDLLAAFQRKFPGVQVEEAYGLTEHSCITLTHAGDDTEKGGHTAKRSSVGFILPNLEVKFVDPATGRSLPANTPGELCVRSQCVMQGYYKKKEETERTVDGKGWLHTGDVGYIDGDGDVFIVDRIKELIKYKGFQVAPAELEAILLSHPAVEDAAVFGVPDEEAGEVPVACVVRRRGAGEGEAEMMAYVAARVASYKRVRTVHLVDAIPKSVSGKILRRQLRDEFVQRMKPAAA is encoded by the exons ATGATCCAACCAAACCTCACCTACACCCCACTTTTCTCGGCAACACACAAGAACTGTGCCCTCCTCGCCAcgacggccaccaccaccatgccgTCGCCTTCCTTCCGCCACCCCTCGGCgacgcctctcctcctcgccccGCTCTCTACAAATGGCCGAGCTCCGGCCATGGTCCCTGGCACCACCCGAGAAGCCTGCACCAGCCAGCATTGCGACATGGGCGACGCGGCCATCGCCgtggtggaggagggggaggaggagcacaTCTTCCGGAGCAGGTTCCCGCCGGTGGCCGTGCCGGACGGCGTCACCGTGCCGGAGTTCGTGCTGGACGGCGCCGAGGCCTACGCCGACAAGGTGGCGCTCGTGGAGGCCGCGCCGGGCGGGCGGTCGTACACGTACGGGCAAGTGGTGCGCGACACGGCGCGGTTCGCCAGGGCGCTCCGGTCGGTGGGCATCCGGAAGGGGCACGTCGTCGTGGTCGCGCTCCCCAACCTAGCCGTGTACCCCGTCGTGTCGCTCGGGATCATGTCCGCCAGGGCCGTGTTCTCCGGCGTGAacccgcgcgcgctcgccgcggaGATCAAGAAGCAGGTGGAGGACTCCGAGGCGAAGCTGGTCGTGGCGAACGAGGTGGCGTTCGACAAGGTGAAGGACGCGGGCGTTCCGGTGATCGGCATCGGCGACAAGGAGCGGATGCCGGGGGCGATCAGCTGGGAcgagctcctcgccgccgcggaccgcaccggcgcggcggtggtgccGGTGGACGCGGCGCAGCAGTCCGACCTGTGCGCGCTCCCCTACTCGTCGGGCACCACCGGCGTGTCCAAGGGCGTGATGCTGAGCCACCGAAACCTGGTGTCCAACCTCTGCTCGTCGATGTTCGCCGTTGGGCCGGAGACGGCCGGGCAGGTGGTGGCCCTCGGCCTCATGCCCTTCTTCCACATCTACGGCATCACCGGCATCTGCTGCGCGACGCTCCGGCACAAGGGCACCGTGGTGGTGATGGACCGCTTCGACCTCCGCACCTTCCTACGCGCGCTCGTCGACCACCGCGTGATGTTCGCGCCGCTGGTGCCGCCGGTGATGCTGGCGATGGTCAAGAGCCCCGTCGCCGACGAGTTCGACCTGTCCGGGCTCGCCCTCAAGTCCGTCatgaccgccgccgcgccgctagCCCCCGACCTCCTCGCAGCGTTCCAGCGCAAGTTCCCCGGCGtgcaggtggaggaggcgTACGGCCTCACCGAGCACAGCTGCATCACCCTCAcgcacgccggcgacgacacggAGAAGGGCGGCCACACCGCGAAGAGGAGCTCCGTCGGGTTCATCCTCCCCAACCTGGAGGTGAAGTTCGTGGACCCGGCCACCGGCCGGTCGCTGCCGGCGAACACGCCGGGGGAGCTCTGCGTGCGCAGCCAGTGCGTGATGCAGGGGTACTACAAGAAGAAAGAGGAGACGGAGCGCACGGTGGACGGCAAGGGGTGGCTGCACACCGGCGACGTCGGGTacatcgacggcgacggcgacgtgttCATCGTGGACAGGATCAAGGAGCTGATCAAGTACAAGGGGTTCCAGGTCGCGCCCGCCGAGCTCGAGGCCATCCTCCTCTCCCACCCCGCCGTCGAGGACGCCGCCGTCTTCGG GGTGCCGGacgaggaggccggcgaggtGCCGGTGGCGTGcgtggtgcggcggcggggcgccggggagggcgaggcggagatGATGGCGTAcgtggcggcgagggtggcgtcGTACAAGCGGGTCCGGACGGTGCACCTCGTGGACGCCATCCCCAAGTCGGTGTCCGGCAAGATCCTGAGGAGGCAGCTCAGGGACGAGTTCGTCCAGAGGATGAAACCGGCAGCAGCTTAA